Proteins found in one Oncorhynchus mykiss isolate Arlee chromosome 3, USDA_OmykA_1.1, whole genome shotgun sequence genomic segment:
- the LOC110518747 gene encoding tetraspanin-7 isoform X1 — protein METKPVITFLKTLLIVYSFVFWITGVILLAVGVWGKFMIGPYISLIAENTTNAPYVLIGTGTVIIVFGLFGCFATCRGSPWMLKLYVMFLSLVFLAELVAGISGFVFRHEIKGTFLRTYTDAVLNYDAEDEKSLAVDNVQSSLRCCGVNNYTSWLGSVYYPANGFPLSCCSNSSDCSPQDLRNTTINHTKVYQQGCYELVTSFLETNMAIIAGVTFGIAFSQLIGMLLACCLSRIITANQYEMV, from the exons ATGGAGACCAAACCAGTGATAACCTTTCTCAAAACCCTCCTCATCGTTTACTCCTTCGTGTTTTGG ATCACAGGAGTGATCCTCTTGGCAGTGGGAGTATGGGGGAAGTTTATGATCGGCCCGTATATCTCTCTGATAGCTGAGAACACCACCAACGCTCCGTACGTCCTCATCGGCACTGGGACTGTCATCATCGTCTTTGGCCTGTTCGGATGCTTCGCCACCTGCAGGGGGAGCCCATGGATGCTCAAActg tATGTAATGTTCTTGTCCCTGGTGTTCCTAGCTGAGTTGGTGGCTGGGATCTCTGGCTTTGTTTTTCGTCATGAG ATAAAAGGTACCTTCCTGAGGACGTATACTGACGCCGTGTTGAATTATGATGCTGAGGATGAGAAGAGCCTGGCTGTGGACAACGTCCAAAGCAGC ctgCGTTGCTGTGGGGTGAACAACTACACCAGCTGGTTGGGCAGTGTGTACTACCCTGCTAACGGTTTTCCCCTGAGCTGCTGCTCCAACTCCTCTGACTGCAGCCCTCAGGACCTCCGCAACACCACCATAAACCACACCAAGGTCTACCAGCAG GGCTGTTATGAACTGGTAACCTCCTTCCTTGAGACCAACATGGCCATCATCGCGGGAGTAACATTTGGAATTGCCTTCTCACAG ttgatTGGCATGTTGCTGGCCTGCTGTCTGTCCAGGATCATTACTGCTAATCAGTATGAGATGGTGTAG
- the LOC110518747 gene encoding tetraspanin-7 isoform X2, with product MQSCRLPITGVILLAVGVWGKFMIGPYISLIAENTTNAPYVLIGTGTVIIVFGLFGCFATCRGSPWMLKLYVMFLSLVFLAELVAGISGFVFRHEIKGTFLRTYTDAVLNYDAEDEKSLAVDNVQSSLRCCGVNNYTSWLGSVYYPANGFPLSCCSNSSDCSPQDLRNTTINHTKVYQQGCYELVTSFLETNMAIIAGVTFGIAFSQLIGMLLACCLSRIITANQYEMV from the exons ATGCAGAGCTGTAGGCTACCC ATCACAGGAGTGATCCTCTTGGCAGTGGGAGTATGGGGGAAGTTTATGATCGGCCCGTATATCTCTCTGATAGCTGAGAACACCACCAACGCTCCGTACGTCCTCATCGGCACTGGGACTGTCATCATCGTCTTTGGCCTGTTCGGATGCTTCGCCACCTGCAGGGGGAGCCCATGGATGCTCAAActg tATGTAATGTTCTTGTCCCTGGTGTTCCTAGCTGAGTTGGTGGCTGGGATCTCTGGCTTTGTTTTTCGTCATGAG ATAAAAGGTACCTTCCTGAGGACGTATACTGACGCCGTGTTGAATTATGATGCTGAGGATGAGAAGAGCCTGGCTGTGGACAACGTCCAAAGCAGC ctgCGTTGCTGTGGGGTGAACAACTACACCAGCTGGTTGGGCAGTGTGTACTACCCTGCTAACGGTTTTCCCCTGAGCTGCTGCTCCAACTCCTCTGACTGCAGCCCTCAGGACCTCCGCAACACCACCATAAACCACACCAAGGTCTACCAGCAG GGCTGTTATGAACTGGTAACCTCCTTCCTTGAGACCAACATGGCCATCATCGCGGGAGTAACATTTGGAATTGCCTTCTCACAG ttgatTGGCATGTTGCTGGCCTGCTGTCTGTCCAGGATCATTACTGCTAATCAGTATGAGATGGTGTAG
- the LOC110518747 gene encoding tetraspanin-7 isoform X3 — protein MIGPYISLIAENTTNAPYVLIGTGTVIIVFGLFGCFATCRGSPWMLKLYVMFLSLVFLAELVAGISGFVFRHEIKGTFLRTYTDAVLNYDAEDEKSLAVDNVQSSLRCCGVNNYTSWLGSVYYPANGFPLSCCSNSSDCSPQDLRNTTINHTKVYQQGCYELVTSFLETNMAIIAGVTFGIAFSQLIGMLLACCLSRIITANQYEMV, from the exons ATGATCGGCCCGTATATCTCTCTGATAGCTGAGAACACCACCAACGCTCCGTACGTCCTCATCGGCACTGGGACTGTCATCATCGTCTTTGGCCTGTTCGGATGCTTCGCCACCTGCAGGGGGAGCCCATGGATGCTCAAActg tATGTAATGTTCTTGTCCCTGGTGTTCCTAGCTGAGTTGGTGGCTGGGATCTCTGGCTTTGTTTTTCGTCATGAG ATAAAAGGTACCTTCCTGAGGACGTATACTGACGCCGTGTTGAATTATGATGCTGAGGATGAGAAGAGCCTGGCTGTGGACAACGTCCAAAGCAGC ctgCGTTGCTGTGGGGTGAACAACTACACCAGCTGGTTGGGCAGTGTGTACTACCCTGCTAACGGTTTTCCCCTGAGCTGCTGCTCCAACTCCTCTGACTGCAGCCCTCAGGACCTCCGCAACACCACCATAAACCACACCAAGGTCTACCAGCAG GGCTGTTATGAACTGGTAACCTCCTTCCTTGAGACCAACATGGCCATCATCGCGGGAGTAACATTTGGAATTGCCTTCTCACAG ttgatTGGCATGTTGCTGGCCTGCTGTCTGTCCAGGATCATTACTGCTAATCAGTATGAGATGGTGTAG